A genomic region of Glycine max cultivar Williams 82 chromosome 15, Glycine_max_v4.0, whole genome shotgun sequence contains the following coding sequences:
- the LOC100796265 gene encoding uncharacterized protein: MGNCCASATESSSMDWGGDDWGSLSSSKKRRKNKVFDEVHGESLGNVEKEKLLGALRASSDANGKVKIKISKKELEKLLGSEKEINNKQLGEGHASAEQVLARLIHARDHDDVHHRPWRPVLQSIPEVN, encoded by the coding sequence ATGGGAAACTGTTGTGCCAGTGCCACGGAGTCATCATCTATGGATTGGGGTGGTGATGATTGGGGTTCTTTATCATCATCtaagaagagaaggaagaatAAGGTGTTTGATGAAGTTCATGGGGAGAGTTTGGGGAACGTGGAGAAGGAGAAGCTCTTGGGTGCGCTGAGAGCTTCTTCTGATGCCAATGGGAAGGTGAAGATAAAGATCTCAAAGAAGGAGCTGGAGAAGTTGTTGGGATcagagaaagagattaataATAAGCAATTAGGTGAAGGACACGCTTCGGCGGAACAAGTTCTGGCTCGCTTGATACACGCTAGAGATCATGATGATGTTCATCATAGGCCTTGGAGGCCCGTGCTTCAGAGTATACCTGAGGTTAATTAA